A stretch of DNA from Dehalobacterium formicoaceticum:
GGTGACATAGTCCATGAGGGTCGCATCGGACATATCCACGGCGCGCTTACACAGAGACACCATGCGGCGATAGGTGGCCTCGCAGGAATTGGAGTGGATGGTGGTCAGCACCGCCACGCCGGTTCGGGCGGCCTCCTGCGCGGCATTTGCTTCTGCACCGCGCATCTCGCCCACCACAATGATGTCCGGGTTAAAACGGAGGGCATAATCTAAAAGGTTGGTCTGGTCGATGCGCTGGCGGTCGTTATCGCTGTCACGGGTCAAGGTGTGGATGACCGAATTGACCACTTTCCCATCCTTTTCCCGCACCAGAGCCAATTCACGGGAGCCGTTCTCGATGGTATAGATGCGCTTGTTATCCGGTACGGTGGTCAGTACCCAGCCTGCCACGGTGGTTTTGCCGGAGCTGGTGGCTCCCGCTACGCAGACCGAAATCCCGTAGCGGATGCAAAGGGATAAAAAGTCCAGCATTGGGTCTGTCGCCGTACCGCTTCGGACAAAATCCTCTTTTTTCATACTCTGAGGGTTGACGATACGAATGGAAGCCGCCACGCCCACATCCTCGTCCACAATGGGGCTTTTGAGGACGGCAATTCGGATGTTTTTGCTGAGATGCCCCAGCACGATGGGACTGGCGTTATCCAGCACCATGCCGCTGATGTGCAGCATCCTGCGAATCACATTGACAGCATGCTGGGGGCTTTCAAAGCGTTCCTCCAGCTTGACGGTGCGGCCATCCGAATACTGCACCTCAATATCCCGCCACGAATTGATGTCGATTTCCTCAATTCCTGTGCCGAAGATGTATTTGGTCAGAAACCCAAACTCTGCCATTTCGGTGTAGAGGGCGTCCGCCAGCCTGCCGCCGCTCATGCCGTTGACTGACACCCGGTGATCCTGCAGGAATTTCTGGATATACCGCTTCATCTGCACCTTGGCGTCCTCGCCGCCTGCGGTAAGGAGGGTGCTGTAATGCTCGGAAATGTACGCCTGCACCTCGGCAAGCACCGAGGAGAAATCCTTTCCCTCCGTTTCCGGGGTAAAGAACAGACCATGCGCACGCAGCGTGCGGTTGTCACACAACGGCGCGGCTTCCTGCTCATCCGGCGGATTCAAAACATCCACATCGGAACCGAACTGCAAGTTTGCAAACCTCTCAGCCGTGGGTTCGGAGGTATTCCCGACTTCGGTGATCAGCTCTGGTTCTGTGGATAACGGATGACTGCCGTTTTTTTCTGTGCGTGCCGCCTTATTCTGAAATGCCGGTGCGCTTCGTTTTTTGCCCAACTTCATATGCCGAACACCTCCTTTGCGATTTTTTCGATTTCTTTTTTAAACGGGCGGCTGTCCTTCAGGGACAAATCCGCCAGTAGATTCCCGGCAAGGTACTGTTCCTCCAGCTCCGGCGAGTGGGTCAGGGTAAAGGCTACGGAGCCCAGCGCCTGTCCGATCTGCTCCCCGGCCTGCCGGGGTTTTACGTTCCCGGCAACCTTGTACTGCTTCTCCGCATCCCACTTGGAATCCCGGAGCAATGGGAGCTGGCTGGAGAGATAGCTCACGGATTTCAGATCGGCGTTCGCAAGGCGCAGAACACTGTCGGCCTCCATGAGCGCCACGGCGGAGAGAATGTCATTGGCGATATAGCTGCCGCAGTCCGCCACCACGAAAGGGGCGATTTTTCGCAGATTATCCAGAAGTTCTTGTGCCTGAGTCTGCTCATAAGGCGGGTAGGTGTACTCGTTCTCACCCTTTTTCATGCCGAGGATGGTGAGGTGTTTGTGCTTTTTCAGCGTCACCAGATTGTGCTTGATGAGCGGCTCCGTCACATGGGCGGCGGCTAGAATACTGCCCAGCGAATGCTCACCCTCCAGCTCCGAGGGCGGGCAGATGCAGGGCAGCATGGGCGCGGTCATATCGCAGAGCAGCAGCACCACGTTTTTCTTCTGGTCAGCAAGATGCTTTGCAATCTTTACGGCAGTGACGGTCTTGCCGCTGCCGGGGGAACCCCAAACCGCAAGGATGCCGTCCTGCGGCTCCTGCTGCGGCGAGGCATCCTCCTTTGGGGCTTGGCGGGTGAAGATGCCCTTTTTCTTGAAATTCAGCATCATTCCACCCCGCTTTCCGCAGTTGCTTCGGATGCAGTGCTTTCCTCCGGTTCCTGAGATTCGGAAGTGCTGTCCTGCACCGGCTCCACGGGATACAGCGCCGCAACGACCTTGTCCTGTGCCTCGATAAATTTGGCGGTGTTGGCAGGCGTGCCGCGGTAAACGAGGGACAGGTGGAGTTTGCCGTCAGACTCCAGCTCCGCCAGCGTCTTGCTCTGCTCCGGGGACACCAGCAGGGTCACCGTGGAGGGCAGCTCCTTTTCGTCCCCGGTTTCTGTTTCCGTCTGCGCTCCGGTGTTGGCGTCATAGCCGCTGCCTGCGGTGACGGCGATAACCTCCACATATTTCAGCTCGGCGGGGATCACGGTGGAGCCCTGCTTTTTGTAATCCGGGGCAATCACCGACACGATATCGCCGCTCTGGAGCTTGCCGGACAGTCCGTTTGCAAAGCTCTTGATGGTCACCGACATGGCCTGCTTGGTACCGTCCAGACTGTAAAGATAGGTATTTTCTGCAGCGGGAGTATCAGACAGCTTGGTGTTTAAGATATAGTCCCCGACGGAAAGATCGGCGGTGGCATATTTGCCCACGACAGTTTCACTCTGGCGAAGAACATTGTCGGGCAGACCAAAGCCGCCCACCTCCACGGTCTGCACCATCTCTCTGGTGACTTCCTCGCCTGCCTTGATTTCCTTTACGACACGGACAATTTCGGTTTTCTGACTAACGGACTGGTTAAACAGCGGCGTCACGCCGAAGCAGATGAGCAGGGACAAAAGGATGCAGATCACGCCGACCACCGTGCGGTTTTTGAAAAGGCTCATAGATTTTTCCTCCTTGATTTCATGGTGATTTTAGAAGCTGGAGCTGTATCTGCGGTGTTTCACTGCTTTCACAGCCTTGGGGATCAGGGTGGCGGCTGCCAGCGCAACGGCGGCAATACCGGCAACAATGAGGGTCTTTTTTCTGCTGATATGGATTTTTTTCATAGGATGTTTCCTCCAATTCTTAGAATGGTTATGGCAAGAAAGCCGAGGGACAAAAACGGCGCCATAGGCAGAGATGCCTGTGACGCCTTCCGCGGCTCCAGCTTGCGGAGCCGTCTGATCAGTTGGTTGATGAGATAAAAAAAGAGGGATGCCGTCAGGCCGAGCAGCAGCCCGGCCGTGCATCCCACAAAGCCCAGCACCATGCCTGCGGCGGCGGTGAGCTTGATATCCCCGCCGCCGATGCCCTCCGGCTTATATAAAGCAACAAGAAACATAGGCAGTGCCGCAAAGATACCCCAAAACCTGACGGGGCTGAAATCCATCAGCCCCGTCAGTGCAATCAGGAGGCAGATGCTGTCCGGGATAATCCGCTTGCGGAGATCCCATACAGAAGCCGCCAGCAGCAGACAGAAAAAAAGCACCGCCTGAAAGGTGCTATCAGCCTGCATAGTTGAACATTTCCTTAATGCGCTGCACAAGGGTAGGCAGCACCGTTTCCCCGAACAGAGCATACAGCCCCGCAAGGAGCAGAGCGCCCAAGACCACGGCAATCAGGATTTTGATGGCGGTGTCAATGTAGCCGTCCCCGCGGCTACCGGAAAGGATGCGGCGGGTTCTGGCGGCGGTCATGACCGCCTTGCATTTCAGCTTACAAATGAGATGCTTCATGGATGTTCCCCCTTATTCAAAATGGTACGTCACCGAGTAGGTGATGTTGGATTTGTTGTACATGCACGAGTGATTGGTGTAATAATAGAACTCCAGCTGCGTATACACGCCAGCACCGAGGGTGCGGGTAAAGGTGATGCCGTTGGAGGTGGTGCCGTAGTCCAGCTGATCCCACTGCCCGGTCAGCCTGTTGTAGCCGCGCACTCTGCCGAAATCCGAGCCGCTGTGCCCGCTGACAGGCGGTACCGTAAAGGTATATTCCGTGATGGTGGCGCCCTCGATGCCGTTTTCCATGATCACGGAATCGGGGCCGGTGAGCGTCATGCCACCGCCGCCGTTGGAGTCCGCCACAAAGAACACGATGGCGGCCCAGGGGGATTCAGCCCCTGCGGAATCCACGGCTTTGACACGGACCACATTCTTTCCACGGGGATAGGTCTGTGTTTCGGAACTTCTGCCCTCCCAAATCAGGGTGACGGAATCGCCGTCCGGGTCGGAGCTGGCGGCCGTGATGGTGACCGGCGTTCCCGGCGCTACGCTGTTGCCGTTCGGGGTTCGGGTAATCACCGGCGCTGTCGGCGCGGAATTTGCCACGGTAAAGGTCTTGGATACCCACTGCGAGTACAGTCCCGTTGCATCCTTGGCGCGAACCTTTACGGTATGCGTGCCGGGCGCATAGTAACCGTCCGCCGCTTTGTTATCCCATTCCAGCGTGGTGGCGTCGCCGTCCGCATCAGCGGCTGTGGCGCTTATATTGACAAGGAATTTGCCGTTATTCGCTGTGCGGGTGGGGGATGCAGTCAAGGTAACAGTAGGCGCAGAGCTGGTGATGGTAAAGGTCTTTTCTGTCCATGGGGAATATGCTCCGGCGATATCCTTTGCGCGGACATGGATGGTGTGGGTTCCCGGCGCATAGTAGCTGTCCGCTGCCTTGTTATCCCACTCCAGCGTGGTGGCGTCGCCATCCGCATCGGTAGCTGTCGCACTGATATTGACAAGAAATTTGCCGTCCTTCACCGTGCGGGTCGGCTCGGCGGTCAGGGTTACGGTGGGCACGGCATTGGTCACGGTAAAGGTCTTTTCTGTCCATGAGGAATACGCCCCGGCGATATCCTTTGCCCGGACACGGATGGTGTGGGTTCCCGGCGCATAATAGCTGTCCGCCGCAGTATCCGCATACTCCAAGGTTACCGCATCCCCATCGGGGTCTGTGGCACTGGCGGTAATGTTCACAAGAAACTTGCCGTCCTTGGCGGTGCGGGTGGGAACGGCCTCTACCACGGGGGCATTCGGCGCGATGTTGGTGACCGTGATGTGTTCCGAATAGATGGTGACTCGTCCTTCGCTGTCGGTCACGGAGGCAGTCAGGGTAAATGTGCCGGTATCACGGATGGCGATTTTCCCGCCGTCATTGCCGAGGGTTCCCTGATACTGTGCGGGATTGCCGTCCTTTTGCAGTGCCCAAGCTACGGCATAGCTGCCGAGGTGCTGCACATCCTTTGCGGCAACCTCAAACTCCGTGCCGTAGTGAACAGTCTGTGGCATGGTAAATGCGTACTGCACCACCGGCAGGATGCGAATGCTCTCGCTGTGGGAATAGCTGCGCTTCAAATAATCGGTCATGGTGGCGGTGAGAACATACTCGCCATTATCCTTGAAGGTGATTTTGCCGCCCTGTGCGTTGAGCCCGCCACTGAACGCCTCGGAGAGCGGAAGGCTCTTGCCGTCCTTTGTCACAGACCACTCCACCGGCAGAACCTGATTGTTGCCGTGGGTTCTAAGGTTGAGGGCGGTGTCGGTGTAGGCAAATTCGGGGAGTTCAAAGCCGAGGGTCAGCACCGGCATAACCTCGCACTTTTCCTTACTTTCGTACAGAAATACACGGCCGGTTTCATCGGTAACTCTGGCTGTCAGCTCATAGACACCGGCTCGTTTGAAACGAATTGTGCCGCCGTCGTTTGTAAGTGTTCCGTCCACATAGGTCGGCCAGTCCTGAAACCCGTAGGTGTTGTCCACCAGCCATTCGATTGTCAGACCGTCCAGATCGGCTGTTTCGGTTTTGACCGTAATATCCGTATCGGTGTGGACATATTCAGGCAGACTGTAGCGGACGGCAGGCACGGGATACACCTTGAAGCCCTGCTCATAGCGGTAGGTTCTGCCGCCGTCGTCGGTGAATTCCGCTTTCAGAACATAGCTGCCCTTGGTGCGGACCTTCAGCTCACCGCCGCTGTTGCCCAGCGTACCCTCGGCTGCATCGGTGAGGGATACTTCCTTGCCATCACGGAGCAGCGTCCATTTTGCCGTATGGCTGCCGATTTCCCCGAACACTGCCTCTACCATCACGGTGTTGTCGGTGTGGAAGATTTCCGGCAGATAAAAGCCCGCGGAGCCTACCGGGTAGACGGTAATATTGGCGGTACCGGTAAACACTCGGCCGGTGGCGTCGGTGACAGAGGCAGTCAGGGCATACACGCCTTTTTCCTTAAAACGGATGCTGCCGTCAGAGAGCGTCCCCTCAATAAAGGCGTCGGTTTCGGCAGGCTCGCCGTTGCGGGTCAGGGTGTAGATTACTGTAAGGCCGTCCGCTTCTTTTGTTTCTGTCTGTAGAGTGATGGTTTTGTCCGTATGAGAAACGGCCGGGAGGGTGAGCTTGACCTCCGCCACCGGGTAGACGGTGATGTTATCCTGTGCGGTGATAACCTTACCCAGCTCATCTGTAATAGAGGCTGTCAGCGTATAACTGCCCTTTTCCTTGAACAGCACCGTGCCGCCGGTAGCGGTCAGCTCTCCGGAGAGGGCCGTTTCCATATCCACAGCCGTGCCGTCCTTTTCAAGGGACCACACCACCGCATTGGAACCGAGATTTTCGGTCGTCAGCTCCACCGCTACGGATTTGTCGGTATGGGTGGTTTCCGGCAGCGTGAACGCCGCCGTCACCACTGGGTAGATGCTGATGGTCTGCTCATGGGTCACCGTGACGCCCCGGCTGTTTTTTGCCGTGGCAATCAGGGTAATACTGCCGGTCTGTGTGAATTTCACTTTGCCGCCGTTTTTATCAAGGGTACCGTCTGTCAGCCCGGAAAGCTCCACGGGCAGGCCGTTTTTCAGGGCGGACCATGTCACACCGCTCACAGAACGGCTTTCCGGCTTGATCTCAATTTCATCGGCGGTATAGGCAGTTTTCGGCAAGGTGAAGCTGAACTGCGGGGCGGGAACATAAGAGCTGCCGCCACCGGAACCGCCGCTGGAGCTGCCTCCGCCAGAGGGCTTATCCTCCGGCTTGGCAGGAGTCGTCGGCTTGGGCGGTTCTTCCTTCTTGATCTGCTCTTTGGCCTTTTCTGTATCCACCAGCATTTCAAAGGCTTCGGCGCGGGTGGCCTCGCCGTCCGGTTTGACCGTACCGTCCGGGTAGCCGTCTACAATGCCGTATTCCTTGCCGGTGCAGATACTGGATTTATCCGCCTCGGAGAGTGTGCCGTCATCGGAAAAGCCGGTGACGCAGGGGCAGGAGGCGTCATGTTCCCCCTTACCGATGGCCCGCACCAGCATACGGATCATTTCCATACGGGAAATGGGCTGATCCGGTTGAAATTCTATGCCGAAATCGTCCTTTTGGATGATTCCAGCGATGATGAGCGCTTCAATATCCTGCTCCGACCAGTGTCCGGCAATGTCGGTGAAGCGAATGGTAACCTCGCTTTCCTCCGGTTCCGGCAGCTCCATGGTTCTGGAAACCAGCGCGGCAAATTCCCCTCTGGTGATGATGTCATCCGGGTGCGCCAGCCCGTCTGGATAACCGCTGATGACGCCTTTTTCCGTGAGAATCTGAATGGCTTCCTCCGCCCAATGCCCCTTGGCATCCTCAAAATACCGGTTTACCGCATAAGCGCTGCCTGCCAGCAGGGAAAGCACAAGGCAAACGGCGAGGACGAGACCCAGCGGCTTTTTCATTTTCTTCTTCATAGGCACCTCCTATATTCCGCCCATGACAGGCTGGCCTTGCTCCTGCTGGGCGGGGGATTCCTGTTTCTGCGCGGCGGTCTGTCCCTGAGTCAGCGCCTGCTGGTAAGCGCCGAGGACAGCCTTGTCGAATTCCGCTTTGGCCTCTTTGGTGCAGGGAAAGCAGATATCCTTGTACTCGCCGTTTCCGGCTCTGTAGCTTGGCATGGAGATAAACAGCCCCTTGGAGCCCTCCATGATTTTGATGCCCCGCACGGCGAAATCGCCGTAGACATTGACCGAGGCGGTGGCCTTGCAGTTGCCCTCCGGACGGATGGAGTGGATTTTCACATCGTACTTGGGGGCGGATGGTGTCGTATTGTTAGGCATGATCTTTCCTCCTTCTCAAAATGTCCGGCATCTTTAACCGGCGTAATTGAACATCTCTTTAATGCGCTGCACAAGGGTTGGCAGCACCGTTTCCCCGAACAGGGCATACAGCCCCGCAAGGAGCAAAGCGCCCAAAACAACGGCAATCAGAATTTTGATCGCGGTGTCAATGTAGCCCTCCCCGGCGTTCCCCGTGAGGATGGAGCGACTTTTGGCAGCTGCCGTGCCGATTTTTTTCTTAAGCTTGCAAAATAGGTTCTTCATTTTTTTCCTCCGTTCTAATGATGAGGGCATGAAAAAAGACAGCCGACGGCTGCCTACATACGCATACCCATGGTTTGGGTTTGCTCCGGTTCCCCGAAGCTGATTTTCTGAAATCCAAAGCGGTCGCAGTAGTGAAATTCGCTGCCCTCTGCGTCATACAGCTCCACCACATCGGACATGGACAGGGAGTGTCCGTCATAACCGGGCGGATGATTCACATTGCATCTTGTGTAGATGGCTTCGAGATCGTTGGTATCCAGCTGGCCGTCATAGGCAACGCGGTAATGCTCCGGGGACGGCTCCCCGAACTGCCGCACCGTTTCCTCATAGGAGATAAACTTCATATACACGTCCGTATCCGGCTTCAATTGCCAGATGCGGACATTTTTGAGCGGAGCGGCGGCTTCAGCCATGCCGCCCATCCGTTCCCCCGCGGCAAGGCGCTCCATCACGCCGTCCGTCCACTGCGGGGTCAGGCTGCGGCTTTTGAGCCATGTGGTCAGCTCGTCGTTTCGGAAGATGCTGTCCACCACCGCCTTTTCTTTTTCTGTATATCCGGCCGGGTTTCCGTAGTAGGAAATGAGGCCGTTTTTCAGGGTGATTCCCGGCATATGCTCACCTCCCGGATCGTGTGTTGGGAATCCAAGACCGATTATTTGCCGTAGACGATTTCCTCCAGCATAATCAGCTCATCCAGCTCCGCGAGGCACACGCCGCTTTGGGCCAGCACCGTAAGAATACCTGCCGGCACATCGGTAATGTCCTGCTGGACATCCGCCTCTACCACCGTGATTTCGCCGCTGTCCTCGTCCGTATAGGCTTCCAGCTTGGCGTCCGCGGGGATGCCCGATTCCTCCAGTAGATAGCCGGGGATGCGGATGCTTTGGCTTTCATCCAGCAGATCATGGCAGAGAGAGCACCCTGCCACCCATTCGGCGGGGCAGCCCTCCCCGCATTCATCGCCGCAGTTGCTGCAAAGGCCGCAGGCGGAGGCGAGAACGACGGTCAAATCCGAGGCGAGGGCGCTGAGACTATGGATGGCGTTCGCCACCTCCAAGGCCGTCATTTTGTCCTTCAGAAACACAAGGGCGTTCTGTCCGGCATGAAGCTCCAGCGTATCCTTGTCGGTAAAGCCGGATTGCTCACAGGCGTCGGCAGGGAGACCGATTTGGGGCATTTGATTCTTTTTCATGAATGAGTTCCTCCTATAAAAGATTGGGTTTGAGATTTATGCAATGCTGTGCTAAGGGCGTTTTGCCTATTCCATGAAGCCTCCTTCTCCAAACAGATTCAGCTGTGACGGAGCGTTTTTCTCGCGCTCATGCAGATCATAGTTGGCAATGAGGATTTCGGGGAACTGCGCTCCGTTGTCGTACCGCTGCTTGATATTGTTAATGCGGGTAAAGGCTTCCGTCTGGATGCCCGGTGCTTCATAGAGGCTGCGGATAAATTCACAGTCGTTGTAGGACAGCAGGAATTTCCCCTCAATCCCCAGCAGTGCATCCCGCAGACGGATATGGTCTTTTTCCGTGAAGCCGTCCTCGCCCACGTTTTTGTAATAGCTTTCGGTTTCAAAATACGGAGGGTCACAGTAGAAAAAGCTGACGGGGCGGTCATACTGCCCGATGAGCTTCTCGAAATCCTTGTTTTCGATGACCACCTTGGCAAGCCGCCGGTGAGCCTGCTCAATGAGGGGAAAGTTGCTGCGGATGTCGTGGGGCTGGCTGCCGTAGCTGGTCAGCCCCGAAGCGTAGCTGTAGCGGATGAGCTGGTAAAACCACGCCGCCCTTTGCACGTCTGATGCGGGGCTGTCACGGGCAAGGGCGTTTTTCACAAGCTCAAAATCCGCGCGGGAATTAAGGCAGTAGGCAAGTGCCGCCATCAGCTCCTGCGGCTTCTCCCGCACACAGCGGTAGAGGTTCACCAGCAGGCCGTTGAAATCGTTGTAGACCTCAAAATCGTTGCCGGGCAGCTTGTGAAACAGCACCCAGCCACCTCCGCCGAACACCTCAATGTACCGCTCATAATAGAGGGGAAACAGGGTGACGATCAGCTCCCGCAGGGATTTCTTCCCGCCGATCCAGGACATGAAGCTGTTCAGAAGTCATCACCTCCCTCCAGCGGCAGGCGCAGTTGGGTATCGTCAAAGGCCGCAAGGGAGCGGCGCAGGCCGGTAATGGCGGCGCTGATTCCGCTGATGCGGTTTCTCATATGCCGGATGGTCATGCGCACCTCGGCTTCGGTTTTCGCATAAAAGTACCCGTTCTGGTCGCTGGCAATGGGAACTCCCTCCCGGCGCAGGGCATTGACCTGATCCCGCAGCTCCTTGCCTGAAACGCCGAAGCTGCGTTCCAGCTCTTTGCTTATGACGGCGTTTTCTGCGCCGTGGTGATACCGGCGCAGATGCTCTGCAAGCTGTTCTTTCTGCATGGGTCCTCCTTTCCGGCCGTTTCCCCGGAAAGAAAGGCAAAAAGGGCGCAAAAAAACAGGGCCGCCTCCTGTTGGGGAAACGGCCCTGTGTTGATGTTGGGTCTAAAAAAGCACAGGCATCTCTGCTTGCGCTACTGGATTACGCCAAGCTCTCTTAACACTGCTACGCAGTCCTTGGCGCCCTGAATGTACAGATGCTTCTGAAACGTTACCTCCAAATCCGAATTTTGACTCAGATAATACTCAATTCTGTCTTTTATACCTTGACTGATTTCAAAGTTGTTCCGGATGCTGTCACTGAGTGACATTAATTCCTGCGCCAGTTTCTCCGACTGAGGGTCTGATTCACGCAGGGCAGCATACGCAAGCTGAAACCGTTCCGCCAGAGCCATATCCAGCAAGTCCATGAGCTTCTCGTCCATCTTCTTCGCCTCCCTTCAGCGCAACACAATGCCACAGCTTCATGAGAATAGCTATACCAAAACCCAACAAAGATTTGCTATTTCATTTCCATGCCGAAACTCTGGTTGGGATGGTTCAGGCATTGCTCTACCGTTTGCCCGGTCAGTGACCATAGGACGCCGTATTCGGTAAGAGTGACACCTTTTTCCTCCATCAGCTTTTCGCCGTATCTATGGAGATTCGCACAGGAAAACAACTCGCTTTCACATTCAATGCAGTATTTAGTCAGCATAAATTTGGCGTAATCCGCAGGGGTAGTCGCCTCACGGATGACTGAAAAATTCTTTATCTGCTGTGAAAGCTCCAGTGCATCCTCCAAGGAAAATTCCCCCGGCACGGCTTCCAGCATCGCCTTGTAGGTTGGAATACTGCGCTTATCTGCCATGCGCCGGAGCTGTTCCGCCAGCTCATTGACCAGACCATAGCAGTCGCCCTCCGAGGCATACAGGGCGTCATTTATTTTTTCGGTGAGGCTTGGCGCCATGCAGTCCTCCGCCGAAAATGCACATTCCTCCGGGGAAGCCGCTCCGACAGCATCGACCGCCTGCAAAAGCGTCGCATCCCCGGCAGGGAGCTTCAGGTAGACAGACGGTTCACTGTCCTGTGCAAGGCCGTTAAAATATCCCTTGGTTACACGGAGAAGCACGGTGTAATCCGGCTTTTCAAGGGAAACCGCATCGCCGCTGTGGTAGTCCGCTGCAATCTCACCGTTCTGCACCACATAGCCATGAGGCGTGAATACGCCACCCTCGCCCTCACGCATCTCTCTGCCAATTTTACCAAAGTCCAAATATGCGTAGACTTCATCCGATACATTTTCCAGCGCCGGTACAAAGTCATTATCCGCGTAAAATTTGCCGAGGGAAGCATCGTCATGAGCTTCGTAGGCAACTTGGCAATGCGCCATGCTGTGTGTCATATTGATGAGCCGATCCACCGGAATGGGAGCGTACTGAGTCTGAACGGCATCCATCATCACCATGCCCTCAAAGCAGTCCAGTTCCCATGCACTCAAGGAAGACAGCCGCTGGGCGAGGTGGTTCAGCTCATGAAGATTGATATCGGGCTGGATAAATTGCGGCAGATAGTCCAGCTGGCAGCTTAAAACCTCCGCAGAATAAACGGTGTCCCCGGCGGTTCCCGCTCTTTCCAACGCATCCGCCAGCTCATAGGGTGTGGCGGGGAGTGCGATTTCTGCCGACGGATTTATACCGGAAGGGTTCCACCGGCTGAGTTCTACTGAAAAAATTTTTTCTTCTCTGGCGTTAACGCTCATATTGATACCTCCGTTTGATTGATCACTGCAATGCACATCCGTCGGTTACACGAAAACCGCTCCGTCGCACCACTTTTTCATGGCGTTGTACAGCAACAGTACCTTGGTTTGATCCGATACCTCCTGCCATGTGGCCGGTTTGAACTGCCGAAGCCCGTATTGGCGTTCCCCTTCAAAATATGCAAGAATGCCGATGTGGCAGGGGATCTCCTCGGCGATTCTGGCGGTAAGGGCTGTCGGCACGCAGTAGTAATTTTCGTTTCCATGAAAGTTATGGCCGTTTCTGCTTTTGAAATCCTGATAGGTGATTTTGACTTCAAAACAGGTGACCATCATGCCGATATGCCAGTTATGGCACCGCAGGACGCAGCCATGGCATTTCTGTGCATTTTGCTCTGTGCTGCCGTCCCGAAAGCATTTTCCGGGTTCATGCCTATACCCCGTCAGGCACGGTTCCTTTTCGGAAAAC
This window harbors:
- a CDS encoding DUF6133 family protein, producing the protein MKNLFCKLKKKIGTAAAKSRSILTGNAGEGYIDTAIKILIAVVLGALLLAGLYALFGETVLPTLVQRIKEMFNYAG
- a CDS encoding YodL domain-containing protein, which produces MPGITLKNGLISYYGNPAGYTEKEKAVVDSIFRNDELTTWLKSRSLTPQWTDGVMERLAAGERMGGMAEAAAPLKNVRIWQLKPDTDVYMKFISYEETVRQFGEPSPEHYRVAYDGQLDTNDLEAIYTRCNVNHPPGYDGHSLSMSDVVELYDAEGSEFHYCDRFGFQKISFGEPEQTQTMGMRM
- a CDS encoding DNA adenine methylase; the encoded protein is MSWIGGKKSLRELIVTLFPLYYERYIEVFGGGGWVLFHKLPGNDFEVYNDFNGLLVNLYRCVREKPQELMAALAYCLNSRADFELVKNALARDSPASDVQRAAWFYQLIRYSYASGLTSYGSQPHDIRSNFPLIEQAHRRLAKVVIENKDFEKLIGQYDRPVSFFYCDPPYFETESYYKNVGEDGFTEKDHIRLRDALLGIEGKFLLSYNDCEFIRSLYEAPGIQTEAFTRINNIKQRYDNGAQFPEILIANYDLHEREKNAPSQLNLFGEGGFME
- a CDS encoding antirestriction protein ArdA, producing the protein MSVNAREEKIFSVELSRWNPSGINPSAEIALPATPYELADALERAGTAGDTVYSAEVLSCQLDYLPQFIQPDINLHELNHLAQRLSSLSAWELDCFEGMVMMDAVQTQYAPIPVDRLINMTHSMAHCQVAYEAHDDASLGKFYADNDFVPALENVSDEVYAYLDFGKIGREMREGEGGVFTPHGYVVQNGEIAADYHSGDAVSLEKPDYTVLLRVTKGYFNGLAQDSEPSVYLKLPAGDATLLQAVDAVGAASPEECAFSAEDCMAPSLTEKINDALYASEGDCYGLVNELAEQLRRMADKRSIPTYKAMLEAVPGEFSLEDALELSQQIKNFSVIREATTPADYAKFMLTKYCIECESELFSCANLHRYGEKLMEEKGVTLTEYGVLWSLTGQTVEQCLNHPNQSFGMEMK